From the genome of Oscillospiraceae bacterium:
GTATGTTCTACCCTCCTCAATATACCCCTCAAGCTATTGAAAAAAACCGGGTGCCGCAGCCCGGTTTTTTTCTGTTTATTTTTCCAGTGCTGTGTATATTTTCCTGCCGCGCCGACCATACTATGGCTGGAGGTGGCAGGATTGAGCAGTGAAAATTATACCCCAAATGACGAACCGGAAAATGAAACCCAAACCGAATATACCCCGCGCAAAAAGCGCTCTGGTGCCGGGAAAGGGCCCTCTTCCGGAAAAAAGGGCTTTTACATTGCGCTGTCTATCTGTTTGGCAGCAGTCGCTGTGGCCGGCTGGACAACCTATGGCAGCCTGCACAAATATCAGCGGACAGCGATGGATACCCTGGAAAGCATTACAGAGAGCATAGCGCCCCAGTCAGAGAGCGGCTTTGCCGCGGCATCCTCTTCGCAGGCAGAAGTGCTGCAGAGCAGCCTGTCTGAAAAGAAGCCCGTGTCTTCCGCTTCCAGTAAAGCGGAAAGCAAGGCTGCAGCCGCCGCGGCAGCAAAGCCGCAGAACAGCCGCGCTACAGCAGTGGCAAAGCTGCGCAGCCCAGCGGCCGGCGCTGCAGTGCAGGCTGCTTTCAGTGAAACGCCGGTCTACTCAAAAACCATGCACGACTGGCGTGCCCACGCGGGAGTAGACCTGCGCGCGGAAAAGGGAACCGCTGTTACAGCTGCCGCAGATGGCACCGTAATTGCCGTCTCAAAAGCGGAAAACTTTGGCACCACCGTTCAGCTTTCTCATACGGGCGGGCTGGTCACTTGGTACTGCGGTTTGTCAGATGTGACTTTGCAGAAAGGGGATACCGTAAAAACCGGCCAAACGCTTGGCAAGGTAGGCGAGGTTCCCTGTGAAGCGGACGAAGCTTCGCATTTGCACTTTGCTGTACAAAAAGCCGGCGCGTTTATCGACCCAGCCCCATTCCTTAAATAAAAAGAATAGGATTCCTGCAAGTAGCAGCCCCAGGGTGCCCCGCCCTGCGGCTGCTTTTCTATTTGTTTGTGTTCTGCGGGCAGGTATGGTATACTATAGACGAAGAGAGTCATAATCAACAAAATCATACAAGAAATCACACGGCTGTTTGTTTACAAAATATACACTTTCCGTTTGAATTGCTGTTTCATTTGCATGGTATTTTATAAAAGGCCTTTGATTGAAAGAACTCTTTTAAGGCTTCAAGGAAGGAGTCCTGTGTTTTGGCAAGAAAGAAATCGGTACTTGTATGCGTCACCAATCAGCATGACTGCGACCGGCTGATTCGTACGGGAAAATACATTTCGCGCAAACTCGGGGTGGAGCTGCAGGTCTTGAGTGTGCAGTCGGCCAAAAGAGGCGGCACCCGTGAAAATTGTGAAGAGCTGGAGTATCTGCGGCAGGTCTCAAATGAGGCAAACGCAGAAATGACCGTATATTTTAATGACGAGGCTGCCTATACGGCGGCTGCATTTGCACAGCAGGCGGGCGCTGTGCATATTGTCACCGGTATGGCAGAGGACGGCGCAAATGGGTTTATCGATGTGCTGCACAGCCTGCTGCCCAAGATACCGATTTCCATGGTTACAAGAGACTGCAAGGTGCACAATATCTGTCCGGAAAATACAGAATGTGCACCGCGTGTGATTTATTTATAAAATATTAAAAAAGGAAGCGAAGGGCGCGCAAGCCCTTCGCTTTTTTGCTGCTTAACAGAAAATACGGCAAGGCAGAAGAAAGACCGCACTGCTTCCCCCCAAAAAAGCTGGTGCTAGTAGAACGGCAGTGCAGCCCTTTGCAGAGAAGCAGCTCATGCGCTGCCCTGTCAGCCAGCCGACTTCATCTTTTGCTGATTCAGCCTCGCATATTTTGCCTTTGTGGCTTGACCGCCGCGGATGTGCCGCTGCGCCTTGTTGACAGCCAAAACTTTCTGTACTTTTTGGTAGAGCTGCCGGTCGATCTGCTCTAAACGCTTTGTAACATCTTTATGTACGGTGCTTTTGCTAACGCCAAACTTTTTAGCAGCGGCACGGACAGTCGCTTTGTGCAAAACAATGTATTCCCCAAGCTCAACAGCTCTTTGTTCGACGATGCCTTTCATAAAACGCACCCTCCCGCTTTTCGTTATTGGATACTATGCGGGAATGGCGCCGTTTATGAAAGGCAGAGCCTGTGGCTGCATTCAAACGAGCCATGTATGCTTAAGAATCATTTCTGGCGTTGACAATATTTTTATTTTGAAGCAATGATACCAGAAGGATCGTGCGGCGTTTGGCGAACTGCTGCCAGAGCAGGGGATGCCGAACATTGTTCGCAGGAAGAACAGGGCAGTTACACTTTGCCCTGTTTCACGCGCTGTATCACATCAAAGAAATTAATCTGTTCCAGCATGGAAATTACTTCGCTAATAGATTTTTTATTGAATTTTTTTAAGATACTGTGAATCTGCGTTTTTACGGTGGTAAGTTCCACATGGCGAATGCTGCAGATTTCTGCTCGCGTTTTACCCTGCTGGGAAAGATAAAGAATATCCATCTCTGTATTGGTCAGTTGTGACGAAATTTGTAGAGTCATAATCAAGCTCACTTCGGAATTCTTGACGCGCTTAAATTCCCTGCGAATTTTATTGGCAATCATTGGGCGTATCGGGGAGCGGCCGTGATATGCGTCTATTACAGCATCGACGACCTCTGTGCTGGAGGCGTCTTTCAGCAGGTAATCCACCACACCCAGCTGAAACGCCTTGAAGACCGTGCTGTCGTCCGAGGAAACAGTCAGGATAATCATTTTTGTATTTGGCAGTTCCTGCAGGATTTCCTGCGTAGCATCCAGCCCGGCCCACTTGCTCTCCATTTCGATGTCCATTAAAATGACGTCCGGGTGAGAAACAGCTGCCATCATGACGGATTCATAGCCGTTTCCCGCACAGCCCACCACTGTGATACGCTCGTCTTTTGTCAGGCATTTGCAATAGCGCCGCTGTAAAGGCTCCATATCGTCTACAATCAATACCCTGATCTGTTCGCTCATGCTGCTCCTCACTTTGCTCTTAAAAATTTCTCAGCTTTCCGAAAATCCGACTTTGCAAAAAGACTTTCTCTCTCAGAAACCGCTGGAAGCAATATCGTAAATGCTGTACCTTCCCCTGGTGTGCTGCTCACGCTGATGCGCCCGGAATGTGCCATGATAATCTTGTGGCATAGGGAAAGGCCAATGCCCCAGTTCTTTGAAGCATTCTTTGTAGAATAATACGGTGTAAAGATTTTGCCAAGGTGTTCTTTGGCAATGCCGGTGCCATAGTCGCGCACAGTGATGACCGACCAGTGGGAATGACTTTCCACCGTGATGTCAAAGCGCTTTCGCTCAGCTGGCGCTGAAAACATGGCTTCGGCACCATTGGTCAGCAGATTGATGATGACCTGTGAAAAATAGTCGGCGTCAATCATGGCTTTGGGGCACGGCGACGGGATCTCCAGATGTACCACGAAAGGTTTCAGGTAGTCGGCAGTGTCAGACAGTGCCTTGCGGATGGGTACATCGACCGCGAGCGGCTTTAAACAAAGACGGTCATTTTCCACCAAGACGTGCATTTGGTCTATATGTTTTAAAATCTTTCGGCAGTCCCCGCTGATGTCCGTGAGTGCTTCGGCTTCTTCGCCGGGGCCGCCTACGGCGTCTTTTACATCGTCCAGCTGTGCCATGATGGAAATAATCTGATTTTTAATGTAATGGCTGAAAACGCTGGTGGCAATCGTGGCGGCATTGATTTCTTTAGAAATAGATTTGTTTATCGTTGTTACATGCTGCTGGTACGCCGCGTAGCGGCATATGCCAAACGTGATGACTGCCAAAGTACACAGCAGAACGTACGGGAAAAGATGATAAATCAGTGGGCTGCTCAAAAGACTGACTGTCAGGTAATCCGTAAAGTGCGCAATTTTAGAGACCTTTACAAGCAGCGCCGGTGCCCAGAGCAGCAGCAGCGAATAGTTGATGATAATGGAGAGAAAACTCGCAACAATCAGAAACATGTAGTGCTTAATCAGCTTGATTTGCTTTAACTTTAGATAGCTGTAACAGAGAATTGCCGCACTGAAGACAAGATAAAAAGCATTGACCGCGTGTGTTGCCTGCGACAGCACCCCGTAAAAAAGGTCGATCGCATCGGCCGAAACATAGTTGGGGTAGAGCACAAGATACGCCCACTGGTAAAAATCCGGGTCGTAAAGGACAGGCTGCAGAATCAGCGGCATCGCCAAAGCTGCCAACAGCTTTCCGCTGATCTTTTTCGGGGAAAAAGAGCCCGAAAAGACAACGCAGAAATAGAGAAACATCATACTGGAAAAGTTGATGATGCGGATAATCCAGTCCTGACTAAACGGTGCCAGCGCAAAATAATCCCATAAACGGCGCGAAACACCAAAATAATTTTGTATAACATTATAATAATAATTATCCCGCCCCAGATAGAGCATGAATGCGAGAATATCTGCCAAAAACGCAAAAAGGAGAATGGCAAGGTACCTGATGGACTTGCTCTTTTTGCTGACGGAAAAAAGAAATGCAGTCAGCAGGAACAGAAAGGGCAGAAACAGCAGCATCAGCGAACCTCTCTTTTCTAATTCTATAATATCCGTTTTGATGGCCCATATAGAAAGGGCTTTTCTTTTTGTACTGCAGTAATTAATAATTTTATTGTAACTTGTTAAAAAAAGCACCCGTTGTGCAGCATTCTTATTAATATCTGCACAAGTATAACATACCAAACTGAAAAAGACAAACCGCTCATCGGAGGAAATCAACCGGCATATCCCGCCATTTTTGGCGCAGAGGATGATATTCTTTCAACCTCTAAAAGCGGTATACGGCCTCAAAAAGGAGAAACGCCCACCGGATTTTGAAAAGCAGTCGAAGAAATACACAAATTTTATTACGAAGCAGAAGAAATATTTGGCCGAAAATTTATCAGCCTATGCAGATAGCATGGGATATGCTATGCTTTTAGCAGTTCCCGGGAAACACGGCGCGGAAAGCCGCGCAGAAAAACGGATGATTGGAATCCATTAACAGGAGGAAATGTTTATGAAACGGTTTTTGTCCGCTGTACTGGCTGCGGCAATGCTGATGACTGCCGCGGGGTGCGGAGCATCATCGTCATCGGGAGGGAACGCTTCCGGCAGCGTGCAGGGAAAGGTGACGTTAAATTATTATACTTGGAGTGATGAAAAGACTTATATCCCCCAAGAAGTGGCCGCCTTTGAAAAAGAAAACCCAAATATCAAAATCAACACCATTGTCATACCCAGCAGCGACTACGACCAAAAGATGCAGGTGCTGCTTTCTGGCGGCACTAACGTCGACCTTTTAGACGTGCGGACGATTCAGAAGTTGAGCGACTACTCAAAGGGAAACTCGATTGTGAATATGTCAGAGTTAATCAGCCGCGACAAGTTTGACACCAGCCCCTACGGCACGCTGTTTCAAAAGTACACACTCAACAATACCCATTATGGCCTGCCGGTGCGCGGCTCGTGCTGGATGCTGCTTTACAACAAAGATGTTTTTGACAAAGAGAAAATCGCTTACCCGGGGCAGATGACCTGGACGGAGTTTGAGGCGCTGGCGAAAAAAATGACACACGGCAGCGGCACCAGCAAGCAGTATGGCACCTACATGACGACCTGGGTGTACAACCAAATGGCTATACAAAAGGGCGTTTCTCTGCTCGACGACAACCCGGTCAGCGCCTTGTCGTATTCGCTCAAGGTGTTTAACCAAGTGTTCAATGTTGACAAATCCGCTATGGACGTGGCACAGCAGAAAGCCGTCAACGCCGACGCCGACGCCGAGTTTGAGTCTGGCAAGTACGCGATGATGATTAACGGCGACTGGACTTTCTCTATGCTGGACGCCGACATCAAGGCCGGCAAAGCCAAGCTGAACTATGATGCGGCCCCGCTGCCGGTGCCAGAGGGCGTGCAGGCGGGCACTTCGCACGGAACCGACTCCTTCGTTTCCATTGCCGCCAGCTCCAAAAACAAAGAGGCATGCTGGAAATACGCAAAGTTTCTGTGCGGCGAAAAAGGTGCGACAATTATGGCCCAGACCAAAAACTTCCCCGCTTATCACAGCGACGCGGTAAGAAATACCTATATTAAGGCCGTGGGCAAAGCAGGCGCAAAAACGGTATTTGACTCGAAAATGGTACAGGAAGCGCCGGCCAATTCACACCTTTCGGATATTACAGAGGCCTACAACGAGCAAGCAGAGCTCTATCTTCTCGGTGAAAAGTCATTGGATGACGCCATGAATACTTTTATAAAAAAGCGCAGCAGCATTCTGAATAAATCATAACCATCTTTTCATAGAGAGAGAAAGGGACAGGCTGCAAACCTGTCCCTTTCTGATATAAGCCAAACGCTACTTGTGTACGTAAGAAAGGAAACGAATATGAAGATATCTCAGATGACTTCCACACAGAAGCGGGAGTGGCGCAGCGGCATCTTCTTCCTGCTGCCAAACATCGGCTTCTTTTTCCTCTTTACATTTATTCCGATTATTGTCGGATTGATTCTCAGCTTTACAAACTACAATGGATTCAACCTGCAGACGATGAAGTTTGTCGGTCTGCGCAACTTTATCGAGCTTTTTCAGGATGACTATTTCCTGGTTGCTTTGCGGAACACGCTGGTTTACACCTTGGTCAGCGTACCGCTGACACTGCTTTGTGCGCTGCTGCTTGCGCTTGCGCTGACGGCACCCTTGCCAGGAAAAGGTATGTTTAAGACGGTGTTTTACTTTCCCTCTATCACCGCTATGGTCGCGGTGGCCATTGTGTGGGGAATGATGTTTAACCCGACCGGCGGGCCAATCAATAATTTTTTAACCTCCATCGGGGTACAGAATCCTCCCGGGTGGATCGTCTCTACAAAATGGTCGATGTTTTCGGTCGTAATCGTTTCTGTCTGGAAAAACGCCGGCTATTACATGATTATGATTCTCTCTGGTTTGCTGAGCATTCCCTCTGACTGCTACGAGGCGGCGAAGATCGACGGCGCCCACGGGTGGAAAAAGTTTTGGTACATCACCTGGCCACTGCTGTCGCCCACCATGTTTATGGTGACAATTTTGGCTGTCATCAGTTCTTTCCAAGTGTTTGATCTAGTGTATGTCATGACGCAGGGCGGTCCGGGCGACTCCACAAGCGTGTTGGTCTACCGCATTTATCAGGAGGGCTTTAAAAACATGAATATGGGCTATGCCTCTGCTATGGCGTACTTCTTGTTCCTCATTATTTTGATTTTTACATTAATTCAATTCAGAAGCCAAAAACAGACAGCGTCTGCACAGTAAAGGGGGGTGAAAAGGATGACAAGTTATACAAGAAGCAATACGCTGGGTAAGGCCAAAAAAACGGCCTCAAAGACTTTGATCTTTATTTTTCTGATGATTATGTTGATTATTATGGTGGTGCCGTTTTTGTGGATGCTTTCCGCATCCCTAAAATACAACCAAGAAATTTTCAGCAGCACCTCTTGGATTCCGCAGCACGCCCGCTGGTCGAACTACAAGGACGTCTGGACACAGATCAACTTCCCGGTCTATTACTTAAATACCATTAAACTTTCCGTTGTCATTACGACACTGCAGCTTTTCACCTGTTCCTGTGCGGCATATGCATTTTCCCGGCTGCATTTTCCCGGGCGTGACAAGCTCTTTCTAGTCTATCTTGCCACCATGATGGTTCCGTGGCAGGCGATTATGATTCCACAGTTTGTCATTATTAAATCCATGGGCCTTTACAATACACACTGGTCGCTGATCCTAGTGAACGCTTTCAGCGTTTTTGGCGCGTTTCTGCTGCGCCAGTTTATGCTTGGCCTGCCGACAGAGCTTTCGGAAGCGGCAAGAATCGACGGCTGCAACGAGTTCCAAATTTACTGGCGCATTATTATGCCGTTGACAAAACCATCTTTGGCGACGCTGACTGTTTTCACCTTTACCTTTGTGTGGAACGACTACTTGGCACCGATGATTTATCTCAGCGATGACAACCTGAAGACCATCCAGCTTGGCTTAACCTTTTTTCGCAGCACCTACAGCGCAGAATACGGTTTGATTATGGCCGGCACAGTCTGTTCCCTCATTCCGATTATTGCTATTTACGCGTTTGCACAGAAGTACCTTGTAAAAGGGGTCGCGTTTACCGGACTAAAAGGCTGAGACCCTCAGCACAGGAAAATGCGCTCTGGAAAGGAAATCAATATGGGCTTTCAGAAAAATTTTGTATGGGGCGCGGCAACTTCCGC
Proteins encoded in this window:
- a CDS encoding M23 family metallopeptidase, with product MSSENYTPNDEPENETQTEYTPRKKRSGAGKGPSSGKKGFYIALSICLAAVAVAGWTTYGSLHKYQRTAMDTLESITESIAPQSESGFAAASSSQAEVLQSSLSEKKPVSSASSKAESKAAAAAAAKPQNSRATAVAKLRSPAAGAAVQAAFSETPVYSKTMHDWRAHAGVDLRAEKGTAVTAAADGTVIAVSKAENFGTTVQLSHTGGLVTWYCGLSDVTLQKGDTVKTGQTLGKVGEVPCEADEASHLHFAVQKAGAFIDPAPFLK
- the spoIIID gene encoding sporulation transcriptional regulator SpoIIID, which encodes MKGIVEQRAVELGEYIVLHKATVRAAAKKFGVSKSTVHKDVTKRLEQIDRQLYQKVQKVLAVNKAQRHIRGGQATKAKYARLNQQKMKSAG
- a CDS encoding sugar ABC transporter substrate-binding protein; amino-acid sequence: MKRFLSAVLAAAMLMTAAGCGASSSSGGNASGSVQGKVTLNYYTWSDEKTYIPQEVAAFEKENPNIKINTIVIPSSDYDQKMQVLLSGGTNVDLLDVRTIQKLSDYSKGNSIVNMSELISRDKFDTSPYGTLFQKYTLNNTHYGLPVRGSCWMLLYNKDVFDKEKIAYPGQMTWTEFEALAKKMTHGSGTSKQYGTYMTTWVYNQMAIQKGVSLLDDNPVSALSYSLKVFNQVFNVDKSAMDVAQQKAVNADADAEFESGKYAMMINGDWTFSMLDADIKAGKAKLNYDAAPLPVPEGVQAGTSHGTDSFVSIAASSKNKEACWKYAKFLCGEKGATIMAQTKNFPAYHSDAVRNTYIKAVGKAGAKTVFDSKMVQEAPANSHLSDITEAYNEQAELYLLGEKSLDDAMNTFIKKRSSILNKS
- a CDS encoding carbohydrate ABC transporter permease — encoded protein: MTSYTRSNTLGKAKKTASKTLIFIFLMIMLIIMVVPFLWMLSASLKYNQEIFSSTSWIPQHARWSNYKDVWTQINFPVYYLNTIKLSVVITTLQLFTCSCAAYAFSRLHFPGRDKLFLVYLATMMVPWQAIMIPQFVIIKSMGLYNTHWSLILVNAFSVFGAFLLRQFMLGLPTELSEAARIDGCNEFQIYWRIIMPLTKPSLATLTVFTFTFVWNDYLAPMIYLSDDNLKTIQLGLTFFRSTYSAEYGLIMAGTVCSLIPIIAIYAFAQKYLVKGVAFTGLKG
- a CDS encoding HAMP domain-containing histidine kinase, with translation MLLFLPFLFLLTAFLFSVSKKSKSIRYLAILLFAFLADILAFMLYLGRDNYYYNVIQNYFGVSRRLWDYFALAPFSQDWIIRIINFSSMMFLYFCVVFSGSFSPKKISGKLLAALAMPLILQPVLYDPDFYQWAYLVLYPNYVSADAIDLFYGVLSQATHAVNAFYLVFSAAILCYSYLKLKQIKLIKHYMFLIVASFLSIIINYSLLLLWAPALLVKVSKIAHFTDYLTVSLLSSPLIYHLFPYVLLCTLAVITFGICRYAAYQQHVTTINKSISKEINAATIATSVFSHYIKNQIISIMAQLDDVKDAVGGPGEEAEALTDISGDCRKILKHIDQMHVLVENDRLCLKPLAVDVPIRKALSDTADYLKPFVVHLEIPSPCPKAMIDADYFSQVIINLLTNGAEAMFSAPAERKRFDITVESHSHWSVITVRDYGTGIAKEHLGKIFTPYYSTKNASKNWGIGLSLCHKIIMAHSGRISVSSTPGEGTAFTILLPAVSERESLFAKSDFRKAEKFLRAK
- a CDS encoding response regulator transcription factor, with the translated sequence MSEQIRVLIVDDMEPLQRRYCKCLTKDERITVVGCAGNGYESVMMAAVSHPDVILMDIEMESKWAGLDATQEILQELPNTKMIILTVSSDDSTVFKAFQLGVVDYLLKDASSTEVVDAVIDAYHGRSPIRPMIANKIRREFKRVKNSEVSLIMTLQISSQLTNTEMDILYLSQQGKTRAEICSIRHVELTTVKTQIHSILKKFNKKSISEVISMLEQINFFDVIQRVKQGKV
- a CDS encoding sugar ABC transporter permease, which encodes MKISQMTSTQKREWRSGIFFLLPNIGFFFLFTFIPIIVGLILSFTNYNGFNLQTMKFVGLRNFIELFQDDYFLVALRNTLVYTLVSVPLTLLCALLLALALTAPLPGKGMFKTVFYFPSITAMVAVAIVWGMMFNPTGGPINNFLTSIGVQNPPGWIVSTKWSMFSVVIVSVWKNAGYYMIMILSGLLSIPSDCYEAAKIDGAHGWKKFWYITWPLLSPTMFMVTILAVISSFQVFDLVYVMTQGGPGDSTSVLVYRIYQEGFKNMNMGYASAMAYFLFLIILIFTLIQFRSQKQTASAQ